From a region of the Triticum aestivum cultivar Chinese Spring chromosome 7D, IWGSC CS RefSeq v2.1, whole genome shotgun sequence genome:
- the LOC123166350 gene encoding uncharacterized protein codes for MAGQAPAVVAFALAAAILSTPPPQSDNFSNIPPTLSGDDKAQVRIKHPKSAKALQCTSKCVATCIRGGEGPINVRRPLVVFKEGQFRSRLYCLTECSDICNLIKDGEDGP; via the exons ATGGCGGGGCAGGCGCCGGCCGTGGTGGCGTTCGCGCTGGCGGCCGCCATCCtctccacgccgccgccgcagTCGGACAACTTCTCCAACATCCCGCCCACGCTCTCCG GGGACGACAAGGCGCAGGTGAGGATCAAGCACCCCAAGTCGGCCAAGGCGCTGCAGTGCACCTCCAAGTGCGTCGCCACCTGCATCCGCGGCGGCGAGGGGCCCATCAACGTCCGGAGGCCCCTCGTCGTCTTCAAGGAGGGGCAGTTCCGCAGCCGCCTCTACTG CCTGACAGAGTGCTCGGACATCTGCAACCTCATCAAGGACGGCGAGGACGGGCCATGA